The DNA window AGACATGCCAGCCTGCTGCACATCTCATCCACCTTCTGTGAATTTGATCAGCTTTGGGCTTCATTCATTTTCGTCGTTATTCTGTTGCACATCCAAATTCCTCTGGCCCCAGTAGGGAGGTAATTAATAAacatttaaagattaaaaaaatctattccaGCCCACGAAGTACATGTGTGCAAGTGAACATTAAATGTACTCCTTTAGCCCTCCACCAGCTATGGTACAACCACCCACGTACTGATTTATATCCTCATTCATTCACTGCAGGGCCAAGGCTGACTAATGAAGAGCAGAACTGTATCTCAAGATCAATGCTCTTCCTTTCACTTCGTTCCCATTTTGTTTATATTATGCCCATTACCAGGTCTTCTTTGAGCAGCAATCAAAACCAACAGTCGTTGTCTAAGTGAAGGTTGCAATTCAGATTTAGTGTGCTACAGATCAATGCTGACTTATAtagatataaaatatatataaaaatacctgaaaaataaatgtgaagtTTAACAACTACATCACAGACCAATAGCTAATACATGCATGTTAAACCCAACAACGTCACTTTaaattaaggctgagattttttcaAAGCCGCCCAAGGGATTTGGATGCAGAATCACATTAATTTTACTCAGTTGAgtttctaaatcacttaggcagcTTTGGTATTCTCAGCCTGAGTGTCTCAAATTAGGCTTTAGATGAACTTCactcttcctttcttcttctgtCTGCTGCCTCCGTTCTATCTCTCCCGTGCTCAAACTTGCAATCTCCCTCCTTTATCATACAGGAAGACTTATATCCTGCCCACACTGTAATCTTTTGGTTACAGTGCACTCAACAGAGTCATTATACACTTAACAGACTGTACAGTTTCCACTGATTGTTAAAACATGTGCGCTAAAATGACACatggctgtggtctgtgtgtatTGGGGGAGGGCACGGAGCAGCCCATAATAAAGGGAAAGCTGACCTCTCCTGAGAGAACCATCTCAGTTTCGGCCAAAGGTCTGGATCATGCAGGTAGAACTTTTTCTATCCAGTCCCGTGTCCCAAACAGCTTGAACATAATTCTCAAGATGTACTTACGTTGCATCAACCCGCTCCACTCCTCTGTAGTAACTGATGCCATCAGAAGTGTTTCTTAGATGGTGACACTTGTCATCGATACGGTGAGCTGTTTCCTTATCACTGAGGTCTTTCTCCAGCTCGTGCTGGGCTGCCCTGTCGGATCTGTAACATCAGAAAAACCATTATTGCAGAGTAAATAAAAATGAGCATAACAGGCCACATCTCCAGCTCTGGGCAGTCCCCTTCTGCACTACTCCAACTAGGCAAAGGGGACTTAAAGCTGCTCTAATGGGTCCGAGAGATGATGAGGGGGCAGAGCTGATGTAACAGACGCTAATGGACAAATCCATGGAGTAGCCCTGCAGGTACTTAACACCAGAGGCCAGTTCAATTCCCAGATAGCCCGAGAACTGGGGAGAAACAGAAGAGCGGTTCAGAGGTACCTTTACTTATCCCATCATCCCACCTGATGTCAAGCACAAGATTGCTAGTATTTACTTAGCATAGGAATATAAATTCAAAAGAAATGGGAAGAGTTTACTATTTCTGAATGACCCGAACAGGAAGAACATGCCTGTGAGAAGGGGATATAATGACACCTTCCACTtttgtagcacctttcatctgctCATCTCTAAGCACCATACAAACATGGATCAATTCAAGCCACAAGAGACCCCTGTGAGCAAGATAAGTGCTATCCCTATCTTCAGGTGAGGAAAATGAGGCATAAGATCACATAGCACCTCAGTGGTAGAGCAAGGAGTAAGAACCAAGTCTCTTGACTACTAGTAAAGTTCTGTAATTGTTAGATGATGATACTTCCTGTAATAAATGTATGTATGTAATAAATGAAGGAATGATCTGGTAGCTTCAAAATATCCCTGGCCTGTTTCATGTATCCCTTTAGAAGGGCATTTCAGGCCAGATGGTCTAAAGATCACAGCTTCCATTTACGCACCAAAACAAATGGCCAGATTTCCAAGAGAGCTTAGCACTTTGGGTGAATGAGCTCTTTTGGAAACCTTGCCCTAGGTCCACAGCAAATATTTCTTACCCATGGTGGAGTATCTCTCTAAGTGAAGCTActcttattaaaaaacaacactgcATCGTACCCTTTGGGTCTACACCAACTTGTTCAACAATTAGATCAAATTTAAACAAGAGCTGAGCAATTGTTAAGTGTGCGAGACATTTCTCCCCCATAACCTgtattttttgagggggaggggatttGCTGAGGTATTTACATTAGAAATTAGAATATAATACTACTAAGAAAAGTTGAGGTGAAACTCTTCCTTACGCAAGCTGGGCTATCGCCTTATCCAGGTGGCGTTTCATCCTCTCCTGACACGACTTGATGACGTCAACTTCCTGGTCAATTGACAAAAATCAAAATTCCGTCAATGTCCTTGCTTATGAATTCAGGTAACCCTCATGCTCCTATGTGGCCTCTTTGAACTCGAGGTTTAGACATGCAGCAGTAACCCCGTGCTGTGTGCCTGCTACTCCTTACTTCCCAAGTGAGCATGCAGGAAGTGTGGAAGGAGTAAGCAAAGCCTTGGCTTCATCCCTCCCACACACTGTGCAGTGCAGCTGAGCCAGCACAATAGATGCGCAGTGATGAGGAAGTAACTTTAGtcctgttcttggctctgccctGACTTGCGGCGTGAATTTAGGCAGTCACTGCTTGGGCCCAGTAAGAAATTCCTGCCCCGCTGGAGCAagctgggtgcagggaggagcAATTGCATCCTTGGGCGGCTCCTGGTATGGGGCAGCTATGCACTTCCCCTGATCCAGGTCAGGTTGTTGTTCACAGTCAAGCCCGACATGAAATGTCTTTGTTCACACACAATGAAATACACACTCTGCATGGATATAGCAcctttcagctgaggatcttAAAGGACTTTGCAGATGTTCCTTATGCATGTGGATTGTGGCTAGTCTTTATATGATAGGTAAGGTGCGGGAAGGAATAAGGTGCCCCCCCACATTCTTGGGGGGCCTGCATAAGGGCTACTACTAAGTTACCCCCAGTCAGGGGACAATTCACTGATAAGGGGGTAGAAAAagtgcagagaggggcagggaacAGATGGAACCATGGCTCCATCCCCCACTGTGTACAGGCCAATATATTGCACTCCTCATGGGGTATTGCAGTTACCCCCACCAGCATAACTGAGGAGCTCTGACCAGTATCAGACTCCTGGTGGGCTTGTCTTCATTACAGTTGTGTTAAAACATGACCATGAGGAGTCAGACTAGCTAATATGATGCTGAGCACGGCTTTGCGGTCAGTGTTGACAAGCTACACTCAGCATCCTGCCCGCTAGTCTGGAGTATACCCTAATGAAGGCAAGGCCTAGACAGAATGTCACCCAATGCTTCCCCTTTTAATTTACATGAGTTTACTCAGGCCGACCATTCATCTGATCACCCTCTACACACTGGGGTTTGAATTTCACATTAGTCCCATGGATTTCCAACCATTGTACCCTACTTGCTGTCTTTGGCAACTGATCTAATTTTCATCATTGTACTTGGGAGCAAGGCATTTATTATGTACCTCCCTACCACATGGCAGGGATGGCTAATTCTACGATGACAGAAGCACGCTCCCATGTTTCCAGCTGAACATGCCACAATGATACATGGCTATTCTTAGTCTGAAATCAGAAAGGTATTTTCTTTGAAGTAACAAGCCACTTGGTCACTTGTTCCTCAGTGAATGTCAACTTATATAGGCAAATAATACACAGACATactcagggctggctccagcatttttgctgccccaaggggcaaaaaaacccaaaaaaacttGCCGCTGAACAGGGAGGCGGAATCCTGCCCGCCGAACACGAAAGCAGAGTGATGGTGCGGCCGCCGACCGAAGAAGAGTTGTGTCCCTGCCACCAAATTGCTGCCGAGTGCGAAACGCATTGTGACAGAGGGGCCACCGAATTCCCGCCGCCGCGGGCAGATTGCCTCCCCAAAGCCTGAcgtcctgccgcccctttacatttgctgccccaggcacctgcttggttcgctggtgcctggagtcGCCCCTGGACATACTGTATCTGGGGAATGCCTTCATCATAAGGAAACAACACATTCCTAACAGAGAGAATCACACTGAAAATGTAACCACTGAATAGCTGTGTCCCCTTATAGTGCATTGGAATTGGGAAGTAgctctttaaatagtttgtgacaCTTTTAGTGGTGTTCTCTGTGTTTCAGAAGCCACCAGcaccctgccagagcagcagtgtaTGTGTACTGCTAGGCTTTGTATGTTGATGGATGTTTATTAAACATAATTATGTGCACCCCACTGGGTTCCTTTATATTATATTTGTGGTGTAAAAATCAAACGACAACAATTGCAATGAAGTTGGAATCCTAATTCAAAAGTTCAGTGAAATAGGGAGCGATTGCAGAGGCCTCATGAAACTGAAACTGCAGCCTCAGGTACTGCGAGTGAACTGCTCattgagagaatttttttttacatgagtCAGGTCCCCAAAAGTCATGAGCTTGTATTAAAAGAAATCGAGATTcagttctttttattattatcttCTGGGTTCTGAGGCTTGAGATGCACAGTTGGCTCATGTTTTCCAGCTTTCCTCCATTACCATGAGGGCTCAGAACTTGTTCTGAAAAACGATGAAATTTTAGATTCAAACCTAATCACCTGCCTCTAGGTGCTGGGTCTTTCAGAAACATAGCAAATATTGTGAGCCTCCTgcaaaatcacaagagttggcaacaaagGCCCCTCTTCTCCTTTCACCGAGTTAAAGGCAATTGCATTAGTTAGAAAGAATTtccattatttgtattgcagtagcacctaggagccctagtacaggacccccttgtgctaggtgctgtacaaacactgaacaacaagatggttcctgccccaaggggtttacaatctaagtataagccAAGAGAGACAGACATCTCTAATATCTtaggactgacatggctacaactacactacatTGGACCTCCTACAGTATGTCATGGTGCAGCTACCTCAAGAGTCTCTCCAGAAGCCGATTACCCACTTTTCCTGTGACAGACAGACCGACCTTCTCTTCATACTGGGTCCTGGCCTCCTGTGAGCTTCTTTATTTAATGGACAGTGGGGAACAAATGCGCAAGCTTTCTAAAGAAGTTCCACTTGCAGGTAGAGACCAGCCCTGGAAGATTTCAACCCCAAAGATGAAAGTCTTTGAGTACTAGAGCAAGTGGGTTGCAACAGGAACTAATCTGCAACCTTGACTACAGCAGTTCTTAGTGGAGTACCTTCTACCCTCCTTATCAGACTGATAGTTAGAGTTTCATCTTTATGATGTATTTAGTCTCTGTTCTGTTATCTGAAGGAAAATGTCTTGTATAACTGACTTGGTATGTTAAATGTAATATTATGAGTGGGTGGAGCCCAACATAAAGAAGCCTTGTCATCCAACCTCATCAGATATCTGAATTAAAATGGTTGGTTAAATGTTTTGGTGACTCAGTGTTAGCGCTGAAGGTGCTCACAAATTGTACAACAGGATGGATGGACGGATAGAGGGGTGTGTAAGAAGAGAGATAGGATAGAGCaagcctgatctaaagcctacTGCAGTTGCAGCCAATGTGAGTTGATTGATTTTAGTTAGTATGTTTTATGCTTTGCTTAACAGGTAGTTAGTGCTGCTGGATCAGCCCCTCCCACGATAAAACCTTCAGGAAAGGAGCTGTCCTATGGTCATTTGTGCTGGAATGCGCCTTGATGCCTGCCCCGAAACCGGGAAGATCCCCAGCACTCTGTGGGAGGTCAGACTATCCACATAGAGGCTCCATTCCTCTAAGCTGGCACTGCACTGCCAGTTGCCCCTTGCCTTGCTAGTACAGCCACATTACCAGAGATTCTCTCTGGAAGTGGCTGGCCCCACACGGCCCCTTAAAGGAGGATCATCATCAAGGAATGGGCCTCAGGCTGAATCCTCTTTCCTTacatccagaggtgaaagtaagctggcaCCGTACGGTATGGcataccagcaagagccagtaCACAGCTGACCATAcctgcagggggcagcttccccaggccggTGATTTAAAAGAGCCCTGGCCCCTGAAAttgccgccagagccctgctgccggagccctggggtagcggcggcaggagggaaccccagggctccagcattGATATAAAGGTCCCGGatatttaaaggccctgcctcttccggttgaggcacCACCCCTTCTGGTTGAGCCCCGCCCCACTCAGGACCCCGGCCCtgtgtaccggtaagtcccttaagttactttcaccccttcTTACATCAGCTCTGCACAGAGCTGATGTgtttcccagcccagcccctgacTGGATCTCCTCCGTGGAGTTGGAGGAAAGGGTAGATggtgctgcagaggcagctgaacCCCACCATTCCATATGGGAAGGCTGATGACTGCATGGAGCGGGTCCCCTCCATGAGTGGATCTTGGGGACAAGATCTGGACCTAGTAAGTATAAGGAGAAATTATGAGGACATAGGTCATGTGTTAAAGTACAACACTGGGTACTGTTGGTCAGCACAGAGCTGTCTTTGCAGTTAAATGCCCCATTCCCTAGTTAGGCTGTTACAAAAACTTACTGTCAACAGCTGTTTTTCCACATCATCATGGACTAGGTCGATTCCCATCCTCTTCTCTCGATGAAGTAAGCACTCTTGGGCTACCTGTTTGGTAAATAAATATAGCTGTCAACTATAAGATGACCAATAAAGTTACACCAGAGAGCTCTGGAAAAGTTCCAATTGCTTAACGTTCATGCTGTTCAAAGCTAGATATTTATCACACCGCAATATTCAGTAGTGGCAGTAAATCTTTGCACTTAGAATGGGAATTTTTCCTTTGGAACATATCTTCTCTGGGGTGTCATGAGAAAATGTCATATGTGGAGAAGGGTCATCTTTTAAGACATGCAAGCCATGCCAATACAAAAGTACCTATTTGCCATATGCTGGTGTGTTACTGATAATAAACAGCCAAGCTAAAATATCCAAGTGATCAAAACATAAAGGAGCACATACatcccttttcagagtagcagccgtgttagtctgtattcgcaaaaagaaaaggaggacttgtggcaccttagagactaaccaatttatttgagcataagctttcgtgagctacagctcacttcatcggatgcattcagtggaaaatacagtgtagCACCAGTTGAACTCAGAGATGAATTTAGCCTGATCTGAGCCTTGCAATAAAACATGGTAAATTGTGACCTTAATTAGGATTTTTGATGTAGCGCATGAGAAAATATTTAGTTAAGTAAATACTGTTCCTAAGTGCTCAACAGGCATTGGACAGGAAATGTATCAGATGTCAAGGGCTTTGTTTATCTCCAGCTTGGCTAAGGGCCTCTTAATAAAAGACATTCATCCATAACGGAGCTCAAATGAAACTTAATTAGACATTTGAATggctgcagatggggaactgataGGCTATAATACATCACAGCATTTATCAATGAAACTGATACTTACCTGGAGGGGACCTTCTGTTTCAGCCAAGGCCCTTTCCAATCGTTTCTTCATGTCTGTAAGAGCATTGGTCTCCCCAATCATCTCATCTATCTCGTGATTGAGCTCTGATTTCCAAAATGCTATATCATTGACCCGTTCTCCCAGATTTTTGGTAGTGTCTGTTTGGGTTTTCCTTGTTTGCTGATCTTTGTCCTGGATCATGCGGGATGTGTCCACTCTTAGCCTCTCTGCGCTGTGCCGGGATGTCTCTGACTCTTTGTAATTGGTCAGGTTGGATCTGTACCAGTCATCAGGGGTATACCTAGTGAAAAGCGCTGTTCtattggaaacaaagggaagcATCTTGCTTTGGGTTAGCCCTTGCGAGCTTTTGGAGAAGGGAGCCAAAGTAGGAGTGATGGCTGCTACTTTATAATAAGTGCTGGGTCGCCATGGAAGGCTCAAGCTATGGGTCAAAGAGTAGTGAGGGAAACGGTTCTTATAGCTCGATGCCATGGTGCTGATAGCTGGTAGGAagttagttggtgttggtcttggGTGGGCATAAGTTGCCGTTAAAGTAGAGCCTACAAGCTCCATGATGGAAAACTGCTATTGGCTTTTACTTCCTgcataaaacaaacacaaaaagacaACAGAGAATCATCTCATTTAGCAAAGTCCCACTTAGACGTAACAACACCTCTTCCATAAACACATGCAACTCATAATAAAAACACTAACGTGTACAATAGTTGAGTATCAAAAAGACAGGCCTAAAACTCTCGAAAGCAAAGCCCTATCTCACAGTGCTCCATATATTTGGATACAGGAGGATTGAAATttcctaggcctggtctacagcaAAAAGTTAGCTTGAACCAGCTAcgccactcaggggtgtgaaaaatccacccccctgagtgatatagttaagccaacttaacccccagtgtagatagtgctaggtcaggagaagaattcttccatcagcctagctatcACCTCTTCaggaagtggattacctacactgataaGAAAACTGCTTCCACTGGCGTAGGTAGTGtttacactgaagcgctacagcaacACAGCATCTGAAGTGTAGACAAGTACTTAGTTATTGCTCAGTGTCACTTATTGAATTGAAGCAAAGGCCATATTGTGCCATGACTTTTTAAGCAGAACACCGTACTGAGGAGAATAGAAAGTTCGGCTTAAAAACTGATGGCATTACACACTCCCAAATCTTTACTACTGTCCATAATGCAGAGCTAACGGAAGTGCAGAAGCAAGAGCTGTATTTCATTCTACCTCATTTATCATCaataggtcctgattctgcaaacccttACATATTATTATTGCCCTGGTATCTAGGAGCCGCAGTCATGGGACCAGGACCCGTTGTGCTTGGAGttgtacaaaacacagaacaaaaggacagtcccatccccaaagaacttacaatttaATTATAAGAGAGGAGACAACTGGAGGATACAGATACAGATTGGGGAGCCAAGGaaacaatgtgttttattttacttatctgagtaaccccattaaaatcaatagggcTACTCAGATACTTTAAATTAAGCATgcacataagtgtttgcaggattggggccacagGGACAAACCCACACATTTGGTTTTCAGTAGAAGCAGTCTTTTCCTCATATCTGCCCAGGGTGTACAGGGCAGAAACTGCACGTAACTCCTAGTTCCAACATCTGCAATAATGAGCAACAATATACCAAGCGGAAAGAACATAAGCTCCACTTTCAGAACCTAAATGCAGTGTTGCTAAGGTGGAGCAAGGCAAGCAAACATCTTTTTTTGACTTGCAAGGAGAGAAAATTTGATGTCAAAGTCACCAACGTAGAATAAATATTcttgaaaagagaaaaaagaataatTACCTGAAGGTCAGCCTTTTCACTCTTAACCATTATTACACTTCAAAAGTCATTTGAATAAACTTTCCCTCACTGTCACCCTGGAGTGAATGACCCCACAAGAGGATtttccgggggcggggggacaggagAGGGGGAATTTTGTTTCAAGTAACTGCATACTGTACTGTGTTTGCTATTGTT is part of the Eretmochelys imbricata isolate rEreImb1 chromosome 14, rEreImb1.hap1, whole genome shotgun sequence genome and encodes:
- the TEKT3 gene encoding tektin-3; the encoded protein is MELVGSTLTATYAHPRPTPTNFLPAISTMASSYKNRFPHYSLTHSLSLPWRPSTYYKVAAITPTLAPFSKSSQGLTQSKMLPFVSNRTALFTRYTPDDWYRSNLTNYKESETSRHSAERLRVDTSRMIQDKDQQTRKTQTDTTKNLGERVNDIAFWKSELNHEIDEMIGETNALTDMKKRLERALAETEGPLQVAQECLLHREKRMGIDLVHDDVEKQLLTEVDVIKSCQERMKRHLDKAIAQLASDRAAQHELEKDLSDKETAHRIDDKCHHLRNTSDGISYYRGVERVDATISVPESWAKFTDDNILRSQSERAASSKLRDDIENLLVVTANEMWNQFNRGNVAFTNRISETADAKNKIQTHLAKTLQEIFQTEMTIAAIRKAIRDKGPPLRVAHTRLDERTRRPNMELCRDSPQLRLVNEVHEIDDTIQSLQQRLRDAEDTLQMLVHTKSNLEHDLAVKANSLFIDQEKCMGMRKTFPNTLRLVGYA